TTCAAATTACGGAAGCCGGAAACGGCGCCGCTGTCGGCCATGCCGTTGGCGACCATCAGTGCGGCGATTCCCAGTGCCAGGTCGGCTTCGGTGCCGGGGTTGATCGCCACCCAGCGGGTGGCCTTGGCTGCGGAATTGGAAAGACGGGGGTCCACCTGGACCACGGTGACCTTCTTGTCCTTCCAGGTGCTGGCTGCGGCGATCATGCGAACCGGCGATCCCCAGCCGTCCACGATGCCGCTGCCGAAGCTGAGGATATAGTCGGCATTTTCCACATCGTAGCCCGTTCTGCCGGCGTCGCCGAAGAGGGCTTTAACAGCCAGTTCGTCGGCGTCCTGGCCTGATGGCATGCGGATGAAGTTGGGCGATCCGTAGGCGGTCAAAAAGCGCTTCAGCAGCGCCGGGACCGTTCCGCTGTCCGACCCGGAGATGGCCGCCACGGTGTGGGCTTCGCTCCGATTGCGGATATCGGCGAGTTTGTCGGCCAGGATCTGGGTGGCTTCATCCCACGAAATTTTCTGCCATTTGCCTGCACCGCGTTCGCCGACGCGCTTCATGGGCGCTTTGATGCGGGTGGGGCCGTAGAGCATCTGGAGCCCGGACAGCCCCAGGATGCAGATGCCGCCGTTGTTGACGGGATGGCCTGCCTGGCCTTCGATCTTGACGGCCCGGTTGTCGATCTTGCGTACGGAGATGCCGCAACCGCCCGGGCACAGGGAGCAGGTGGAGTTCTCGTAGGTGGCTTCGCCATCCGGGGGCACCGGCGTCCAGGGCCACATCTGCGACCAGATGGATGAGTCGTCCATCAGTTTCCAGGGCAGCGGCGACAGTGCCGTGCCCGCTGCGCCGCCGATTACGAAGGATAAGAAACTTCTTCTGTCAACTTTCATCTAATTTCCCCTCACCTTATATGCAAAGCAGAAGCTTGAAACCGTTCACCTGAAGGTGATTCCCCACCGCCTGACTACTTATGGCAGACGAAACAGGCATCGCGTCCGGTCTGTACGCTGGAGGTATGGGTCAGGCCCGCCTCTTTGTGGCATTGGGCGCAGTCGTCCATTTTCATGCGATCCCAGGAATTTTTCTTCATTCCTGCGATGTTTTTCCCCCAGATGTCCCGGCTGTATCTTGTAATAAGGTTGTATTCGTAAGGGCGGGATTCGGTCGATTCGCCGATATGGCCGTGACAGGTGACGCAGTCCATTTTCGCGCCCATCACATGGGCGGCGTGGGAAAAGAAAACGCAGTCCGGCTGCCGGGAATAGACCAGCCAGGGAACTTCCCGTTCCATGGCTACATACTGCTCGACAAAAATGGCTTCGTCTTCCGTTTCGCCCATGGGCTCTTCATGGCAGTCGGTGCATTGGGCCAGCTTGGGAATTCCCGAAAAACTGCCGTCGTCCCGGAAAAAGTGGCAGCTCTCGCAGCCCTCGTCCACCTCCCCCACGTGCAGCGCGTGGTTGAAGCTGAACGGCTGCTGCTTTTCGGAGTAGAGGAGCTTGGGAAAGATCACCCACCCCAGGACCATACTGGCGGCAAAACCGATGATGAAAAACAGGATGATAAACCCGCCGGCGCCGTCCTTGCTGTCGGAAGCCTGTGCCGCGTTATCATCCATCACCTCTTTGGCATGTTTGTCTAAGGTACCCATGGATTCTCCGTCAACCGCTGTGTGATGATTTCTGCCGTGAAACCATTCTCCAAATTAATCCAAAACCACTACACCGGCCGTCCCACCGATCTCCGGGCCGGGTCCAATAATTCCAAACCGGCCGGATTCGTTACCGATGTGCTCATAAGCTCAAAATTCCAAGCGGGATGCCATCCCGCCCACGGGTGAAAAAAATGGTAGGTAGAACATGCGACTACCTACCCGTAGTCGGTTCTTTTGTCAAGAAAAAATGCTTGAAAACAGGCCGTTGACTGGACTTGGGTGTCTGGTCGAAAAGCACGAATGCACACCGATTTTTTGGGGCCGAAGAGACTCGCCGGCCGGCGTCCCCGATTCGCCGTATCGTCGGTCCCATGAGAACGGACTTGACATGCGGGGGTCCAATATTATTTTTTCCCAGACTTCAAAGGCAGCCGATTTACAGCCTGCCGCAGATGAACCCCGGCGACACCGCTGTTCGTTTTTCCGCGCCGCTGACCGATCTGGTGCAGCCGGCAGGAATGCGGCCGGGTGCCGCTTTGGTGCATCGCCCTTCCTAATGAAAAGGAGAGCGCCCGTTTATGATCGAAGTAAAGAACCTGACCAAGCAGTTCGGCAATCATCTGGCGGTGGACCATATCTCCTTTACCGCCGAGAAGGGGGAAATCCTGGGGTTTTTAGGCCCCAATGGCGCCGGCAAGTCCACCACCATGCGCATGATCACCGGTTTTTTCCCGCCCACCGAAGGCACGGTGGTCATCGGGGGCAGCGACATTTTGAAACAATCTCTCGCCGCTCGCCAGAAAATCGGTTACCTGCCTGAAAACGCGCCTGTCTATCCGGATATGACCGTCTCCCGATATCTGGAATTCTGCGCTGAAATCCGCGGTTTTTCCGGAGCAGACCGAAACCGGCGGGTGGGCGAGACCATCGAACGCTGTTTCCTTACCGGTGTGCGAAGCCAGTCCGTGAACACCCTCTCAAAAGGATACAAACAGCGGGT
This window of the uncultured Desulfosarcina sp. genome carries:
- the qrcA gene encoding menaquinone reductase multiheme cytochrome c subunit QrcA; protein product: MGTLDKHAKEVMDDNAAQASDSKDGAGGFIILFFIIGFAASMVLGWVIFPKLLYSEKQQPFSFNHALHVGEVDEGCESCHFFRDDGSFSGIPKLAQCTDCHEEPMGETEDEAIFVEQYVAMEREVPWLVYSRQPDCVFFSHAAHVMGAKMDCVTCHGHIGESTESRPYEYNLITRYSRDIWGKNIAGMKKNSWDRMKMDDCAQCHKEAGLTHTSSVQTGRDACFVCHK